The stretch of DNA GTGCGGCCGTGATGGGCATGGATGTGTTGCCCATGAGCGTGCTCACCGTGTTCTCGATCGTGGCGGTGATCGCCCTGGCTTTCTGGCTGCGCATTCTCATGCGTGATACGGTGCAACCCGCCTCGCGGCGGCTGGCCGCGATCCTGCCCTGGGTGATCGGCGGCGCAGTGGGCAATCTGATCGACCGCGCGCTCTTCGGCGGGGTCACGGACATGGTGGATGTGGACATTCCCGACCTGAATCTGCCGGCCATCTCCTTCGGCCCCATCGACTGGGCCGGTCTGCAGCTCGAGCGCTGGTGGGTCTTCAACGTGGCCGACAGTTTCATTTTCGTGGGCATGCTGCTGATCATCGCCCTCTCACTCACGGGACACCTGGACGATCAGCCAGTGCCCGCAGGAACCCCGGATGAGTCCCCGCAAGCGTAGCTCCCTGGTGGAGTTCATCTCCGAGCTGGATGAGGACAGCGACGCGGA from Candidatus Delongbacteria bacterium encodes:
- a CDS encoding signal peptidase II, which codes for MDQLTKLATRNGMALGESRPLLGNLVRLTHVENRAAVMGMDVLPMSVLTVFSIVAVIALAFWLRILMRDTVQPASRRLAAILPWVIGGAVGNLIDRALFGGVTDMVDVDIPDLNLPAISFGPIDWAGLQLERWWVFNVADSFIFVGMLLIIALSLTGHLDDQPVPAGTPDESPQA